One Acanthochromis polyacanthus isolate Apoly-LR-REF ecotype Palm Island chromosome 6, KAUST_Apoly_ChrSc, whole genome shotgun sequence DNA segment encodes these proteins:
- the lemd1 gene encoding LEM domain-containing protein 1 isoform X1, with protein MPDPSSLTDDDLMAMLLKYGVKAGPIVGSTRTLYERKLKKLLQSDGHDRLNGAEKAALYSDGEEEESGSEKQEAVEQSAQQENSQNCSYAYPQCFLPSSHLFPQEPVKDILKDLFPDTNTTPTGIYATCRRPIKGAAQRPIQYAYPDTPISPMTLQRQEVERRLVPIQIQIFVFLIVACIVYVLFVNVEDAALF; from the exons ATGCCTGACCCGAGCAGCTTGACTGATGATGACCTCATGGCCATGCTACTCAAATATGGGGTTAAAGCTGGGCCTATTGTTG GCTCTACCAGGACCTTGTATGAGAGGAAGCTCAAGAAACTGCTTCAGTCTGATGGACATGACCGATTAAATGGAGCAGAGAAAGCTGCGCTTTACTCAGACGGTGAAGAGGAAGAGTCGG GCtcagaaaaacaagaagcagTTGAACAGTCAGCCCAACAAGAGAACAGCCAG AATTGCAGTTATGCATATCCACAGTGTTTTTTGCCCTCATCACACTTG TTTCCTCAGGAACCTGTGAAAGATATACTGAAGGACCTCTTTCCAGACACCAATACCACACCCACAGGAATCTA CGCCACTTGTCGGAGACCTATCAAGGGTGCAGCACAGAGACCTATCCAGTATGCATATCCAGACACTCCTATCAGTCCCATGACCCTGCAGAGACAGGAGGTGGAGCGCCGTCTTGTACCCATCCAGATACAAATTTTTGTATTCCTCATTGTGGCATGCATCGTATATGTTCTTTTTGTTAATGTTGAGGATGCCGCTTTGTTTTGA
- the lemd1 gene encoding LEM domain-containing protein 1 isoform X2: MPDPSSLTDDDLMAMLLKYGVKAGPIVGSTRTLYERKLKKLLQSDGHDRLNGAEKAALYSDGEEEESGSEKQEAVEQSAQQENSQFPQEPVKDILKDLFPDTNTTPTGIYATCRRPIKGAAQRPIQYAYPDTPISPMTLQRQEVERRLVPIQIQIFVFLIVACIVYVLFVNVEDAALF; this comes from the exons ATGCCTGACCCGAGCAGCTTGACTGATGATGACCTCATGGCCATGCTACTCAAATATGGGGTTAAAGCTGGGCCTATTGTTG GCTCTACCAGGACCTTGTATGAGAGGAAGCTCAAGAAACTGCTTCAGTCTGATGGACATGACCGATTAAATGGAGCAGAGAAAGCTGCGCTTTACTCAGACGGTGAAGAGGAAGAGTCGG GCtcagaaaaacaagaagcagTTGAACAGTCAGCCCAACAAGAGAACAGCCAG TTTCCTCAGGAACCTGTGAAAGATATACTGAAGGACCTCTTTCCAGACACCAATACCACACCCACAGGAATCTA CGCCACTTGTCGGAGACCTATCAAGGGTGCAGCACAGAGACCTATCCAGTATGCATATCCAGACACTCCTATCAGTCCCATGACCCTGCAGAGACAGGAGGTGGAGCGCCGTCTTGTACCCATCCAGATACAAATTTTTGTATTCCTCATTGTGGCATGCATCGTATATGTTCTTTTTGTTAATGTTGAGGATGCCGCTTTGTTTTGA